From the genome of Bordetella sp. H567, one region includes:
- the dapA gene encoding 4-hydroxy-tetrahydrodipicolinate synthase — translation MINLQKDALRGSIPPLVTPFRDGRVDYDRLAALIDFQASNGTHGVLINGTTSEPSTLTVDERNQAVSVAVQAARGRLQVVAATGSQSHAESVALTEHAAKAGVDALLLVTPYYVRPPQRGVTAYFIDIGRRVDIPLMMYHIPGRTAFKTDLRTLEDIAEALPHFVGIKHAVDDHSFVTEMLHRFGPEFRVFVGLEEFTFPMMCLGAGGTMNAVANVAPREVAELCNLVRAGQLDAARALHYKLFELMKMIFWDTNPIPLKYLMKRLGLLERNEHRLPMVPASPELERRIDTLIDTLGLKAR, via the coding sequence ATGATCAATCTTCAGAAAGATGCCCTGCGCGGGTCCATTCCCCCCCTGGTCACGCCCTTCCGGGACGGCAGGGTGGATTACGACAGGCTGGCCGCGCTGATCGATTTCCAGGCAAGCAACGGCACCCACGGCGTCCTGATCAACGGCACGACCTCGGAGCCGTCCACGCTGACGGTGGACGAGCGCAACCAGGCGGTCAGCGTGGCGGTGCAAGCGGCGCGTGGACGCCTGCAGGTGGTCGCCGCCACGGGATCGCAGTCGCACGCGGAAAGCGTGGCCCTGACCGAGCATGCCGCCAAGGCCGGGGTCGATGCGCTGCTGCTGGTGACGCCCTACTATGTACGGCCGCCGCAGCGGGGCGTGACCGCCTATTTCATCGATATCGGCCGGCGCGTCGACATCCCGCTGATGATGTATCACATTCCGGGACGCACGGCCTTCAAGACGGACCTGCGCACGCTGGAAGACATTGCCGAGGCGCTGCCGCATTTCGTCGGCATCAAGCATGCGGTGGACGATCACTCCTTCGTCACGGAGATGTTGCATCGTTTCGGGCCGGAATTCCGGGTGTTCGTCGGGCTGGAGGAGTTCACTTTCCCGATGATGTGCCTGGGTGCGGGCGGCACGATGAACGCGGTGGCCAACGTGGCCCCGCGCGAGGTCGCGGAGCTGTGCAATCTGGTGCGCGCCGGGCAGCTCGACGCGGCGCGCGCGCTGCACTACAAGCTGTTCGAGCTGATGAAGATGATCTTCTGGGACACCAATCCGATCCCGCTGAAGTACCTGATGAAGCGGCTGGGGCTGCTGGAACGCAACGAGCACCGCCTTCCCATGGTGCCCGCCTCGCCGGAGCTTGAGCGCCGCATCGATACCTTGATCGACACGCTGGGCCTGAAGGCGCGCTGA
- a CDS encoding MmgE/PrpD family protein, whose protein sequence is MTTPTLSPDQQEVTRILARYLVASRYEDLPAPVVHEASRGLLNWYGCALGAARHATVQAALDAYRPFFGAPQAQVVGRPDRADILHAALLNGISSHVLDFDDTHYRAVHPSAPVLPAVLALCEWRKFSGRDLVHAYALGVEAEIRIGLSVFPEHYDRGWHITGTAGVFGAAAAAGKLLGLDEERMAWALGIAATQSAGLREMFGSMCKSLHPGKAAQNGLGAALMAQHGYTSSTRALEAKRGFGHVMSDRFDPEVITGNLGGQYELMRNMYKPFACGLVQHAVIDACLQLRKEYALQPAQIEAVHATVGPLVLELTAKTEPTTGLEGKFSVYHALAAALVYGAAGEAQFSTQSVLNPEVVALRKRVTTTLDPHMRKLEGRVRIVLKDGRELDRHVPEALGTLARPMSDADLEEKFHGLAAEVMPREQAQRVADACWKVAGLQDAGEVARLGATA, encoded by the coding sequence ATGACGACACCCACGCTTTCCCCCGACCAGCAGGAAGTCACGCGCATCCTGGCCCGCTATCTGGTGGCCTCGCGCTACGAGGATCTGCCCGCGCCCGTGGTGCACGAGGCCTCACGCGGCCTGTTGAACTGGTACGGCTGCGCCCTGGGCGCGGCACGCCATGCCACCGTGCAGGCGGCGCTGGACGCCTACCGGCCGTTCTTCGGCGCGCCGCAGGCCCAAGTGGTGGGCCGCCCGGATCGCGCCGATATCCTGCATGCGGCCTTGCTGAACGGCATCAGTTCGCATGTGCTGGACTTCGACGATACGCATTACCGTGCGGTGCATCCCAGCGCGCCGGTGCTGCCGGCCGTGCTGGCGCTGTGCGAATGGCGCAAGTTCAGCGGACGCGACCTGGTACATGCCTATGCGCTGGGCGTGGAGGCGGAAATCCGCATCGGCCTGTCGGTATTCCCGGAACACTACGACCGCGGCTGGCATATCACCGGAACGGCGGGCGTCTTTGGCGCCGCCGCGGCCGCCGGCAAGCTGCTGGGGCTGGACGAGGAGCGCATGGCCTGGGCCCTGGGCATCGCGGCCACGCAGTCGGCCGGCCTGCGCGAGATGTTCGGCAGCATGTGCAAGAGCCTGCATCCGGGCAAGGCGGCGCAGAACGGCCTGGGCGCGGCGTTGATGGCGCAGCACGGCTACACCAGCTCGACCCGCGCGCTGGAAGCCAAGCGCGGCTTCGGACACGTCATGTCGGATCGCTTCGACCCGGAGGTGATCACCGGCAACCTGGGCGGCCAGTACGAGCTGATGCGCAATATGTACAAGCCCTTCGCCTGCGGCCTGGTGCAGCATGCGGTGATCGACGCCTGCCTGCAGCTGCGCAAGGAATATGCGCTGCAGCCCGCGCAGATTGAAGCCGTACACGCCACGGTGGGGCCCCTGGTACTGGAACTGACCGCCAAGACGGAGCCCACCACCGGCCTGGAGGGAAAGTTCAGCGTCTATCACGCCCTGGCCGCCGCGCTGGTCTACGGCGCCGCGGGCGAGGCGCAGTTCAGCACGCAGTCCGTCCTGAACCCGGAGGTCGTCGCCCTGCGCAAGCGGGTAACGACCACGCTGGACCCCCACATGCGCAAGCTGGAAGGACGCGTACGCATCGTGCTGAAAGACGGCCGCGAGCTGGACCGTCACGTGCCCGAAGCGCTGGGCACGCTGGCGCGTCCCATGAGCGATGCCGACCTGGAGGAGAAATTCCACGGCCTGGCCGCCGAGGTCATGCCGCGCGAGCAAGCGCAGCGCGTGGCTGACGCGTGCTGGAAAGTGGCTGGCTTGCAGGACGCCGGCGAGGTCGCGCGCCTGGGCGCGACGGCATGA
- a CDS encoding tripartite tricarboxylate transporter substrate binding protein, with product MNTRIAAMLRATLCMAALAFGAAAQAADYPNLPIHVIVPFPPGAGVDIVTRLVASKLSTSLGQQLIVENRSGAGGNVGAATVARAAPDGYTLLAAPSSIAVSQSLYTNLPFHVEKDFRAVGMMASVPFLLVVNTKVPVNTVAELTALAKSKPNGLTFASTGNGSSPHLTAEMYAHDTGVQLRHVPYRGTAPAMTDLMSGEVDMMFANALSVLPQVKTGRLRALAITSAQPDPDMPDVPTMQAAGVKGFETGTWFSLLAPAKTPDDVIAKLNGALNTVLKSPDVREALRKQGASVQSGTPAQADSFIHAEIGKFAKIIQAANIHID from the coding sequence ATGAATACCCGCATCGCCGCCATGCTGCGCGCCACGCTTTGCATGGCCGCACTGGCCTTCGGCGCCGCCGCGCAGGCCGCCGATTATCCCAACCTGCCCATACACGTCATTGTCCCGTTCCCGCCCGGCGCGGGCGTGGATATCGTCACCCGTCTGGTTGCTTCCAAGCTGTCGACCTCCCTGGGCCAGCAGTTGATCGTCGAAAACCGCTCCGGCGCCGGCGGGAACGTGGGAGCCGCCACGGTGGCCCGGGCCGCGCCGGACGGCTACACCTTGCTGGCCGCGCCTTCGTCCATCGCCGTCAGCCAGTCGCTGTACACCAACTTGCCTTTCCATGTGGAGAAGGATTTCCGTGCGGTCGGGATGATGGCGTCGGTGCCCTTTTTGCTGGTAGTCAACACCAAGGTGCCCGTCAACACCGTGGCCGAGCTGACCGCGCTGGCCAAGAGCAAGCCCAACGGCCTGACTTTCGCGTCCACGGGCAACGGCAGCTCGCCGCACCTGACCGCCGAAATGTATGCCCACGACACCGGCGTGCAGTTGCGCCATGTGCCTTATCGCGGTACCGCGCCGGCGATGACGGACCTGATGTCGGGCGAAGTGGACATGATGTTCGCCAATGCCCTGTCGGTACTGCCGCAGGTCAAGACCGGCCGCCTGCGCGCGCTGGCCATCACCAGTGCGCAGCCCGATCCCGATATGCCCGACGTGCCGACGATGCAGGCGGCCGGCGTGAAAGGCTTCGAGACCGGTACGTGGTTTTCACTGCTGGCGCCCGCCAAGACGCCCGACGATGTGATCGCCAAGCTGAACGGCGCGCTGAACACGGTGCTGAAGTCGCCGGATGTGCGGGAGGCGCTGCGCAAGCAAGGCGCTTCCGTGCAGTCCGGCACGCCGGCGCAGGCTGATAGTTTCATCCACGCCGAAATCGGCAAGTTCGCGAAGATCATCCAGGCCGCGAACATCCATATCGACTGA
- a CDS encoding LysR family transcriptional regulator, with protein MRIKLRQVEGFLAAADSLSFSRAAERIGMTQPAFSQLIRDLEAALDVKLFDRSTRRVRITDVGMQLREQMRRGLLEIDNACNNARAITRLKQGQLSLAVLPSLALGLVNDALASFHDSYPEVQLRLREARTPHIAGLLRNYEVDLAVCSRLDANESLLLEHLFDDELVAVLPRGHALSRRRVLQWRQIADEPLIGLQAQADLIRDGFAQNGIDKQAAHEVLNTVTALSMARAGFGVTIVPVIALPELNLRGLVHRPLRGPRPMREICLCRHVDHALSPAAERFRQMLRDMSWRKAGILGDS; from the coding sequence ATGCGCATCAAGCTGCGGCAGGTCGAGGGATTCCTGGCGGCGGCGGACTCGCTGTCGTTTTCCCGCGCGGCGGAGCGGATAGGCATGACGCAGCCGGCCTTCTCGCAATTGATTCGCGACCTGGAGGCGGCGCTGGACGTCAAGCTGTTCGATCGCAGCACGCGGCGCGTGCGCATCACGGACGTAGGCATGCAGCTGCGCGAGCAGATGCGGCGCGGCCTCCTGGAGATCGACAACGCCTGCAACAACGCACGCGCCATCACGCGGCTCAAGCAGGGGCAGCTCTCGCTCGCCGTGCTGCCGTCGCTGGCCCTAGGGCTGGTCAACGACGCCTTGGCCAGCTTCCATGACAGCTATCCGGAGGTCCAGCTGCGCCTGCGCGAGGCCCGCACGCCCCACATCGCCGGCTTGCTGCGCAACTACGAGGTGGACCTGGCCGTCTGTTCACGCCTGGACGCCAATGAGTCCCTGCTGCTGGAACACCTGTTCGACGACGAACTGGTGGCGGTGCTGCCGCGCGGCCATGCGCTGTCGCGGCGCCGCGTGCTGCAGTGGCGGCAAATCGCCGACGAGCCCTTGATCGGCTTGCAGGCGCAGGCAGACCTGATCCGCGACGGCTTCGCGCAGAACGGCATCGACAAGCAGGCGGCCCACGAAGTGCTGAATACCGTCACCGCCCTGAGCATGGCGCGGGCCGGCTTTGGCGTGACCATCGTGCCGGTGATCGCCTTGCCGGAACTGAATCTGCGGGGCCTGGTGCACCGGCCCTTGCGCGGGCCGCGCCCGATGCGGGAGATCTGCCTGTGCCGCCATGTGGACCACGCCCTGTCTCCGGCGGCGGAACGCTTTCGCCAGATGCTGCGCGACATGTCCTGGCGCAAGGCAGGGATCTTGGGGGATTCATAA
- a CDS encoding multidrug effflux MFS transporter: protein MTPRRRISPHSFAFILFCGVLTAFASLSIDVGLPAFGAVARDLGTDAARVAMSLSIFFVGFAAAPLVYGPLSDRLGRRPLLLFGLALYALGAAGCTFSGSISTFLGWRLVQGAGAGAAGVLAISLVRDHFEGSRVRELLSHIAIIRVIAPMVAPSVGAALLNIGSWRWIYAMMTIAGFAMLAVVWLALEESAPRLRHPVSRRPPAAPVAAAYLALLRKPAALGYMMICALKFGSHFAYVTGASLVLMEALGVSPQLFGLLFAMTAAGIMLASFLSGRLAGHVPGDRLIRIGLSAALCSALIMLALTLAHLITPWNLMPFFIVNTFCYGLITPSTQQGALQPLREIAGAASAMMNALMMGIGAFASYMVSRYFPALGVVAVTGSMAVFCALSLAVFLAMRRWGATSLQH from the coding sequence ATGACCCCGCGGCGCCGCATCTCCCCCCATTCGTTTGCGTTCATCCTGTTCTGCGGCGTGCTGACGGCGTTCGCGTCGCTGTCCATCGACGTGGGCTTGCCCGCCTTCGGCGCCGTGGCGCGCGACCTCGGTACGGACGCCGCCCGCGTGGCGATGAGCCTGAGCATTTTCTTCGTCGGTTTCGCCGCCGCGCCGCTGGTGTACGGGCCGCTGTCGGACCGCCTGGGCCGGCGCCCCCTGCTGCTGTTCGGCCTGGCTCTGTATGCGCTGGGCGCGGCGGGCTGCACGTTCTCCGGGTCGATTTCCACCTTCCTGGGCTGGCGGCTGGTACAGGGCGCCGGCGCGGGCGCGGCGGGCGTGCTGGCGATCAGCCTGGTGCGGGATCATTTCGAAGGCAGCCGCGTGCGCGAGCTGCTGTCGCATATCGCCATCATCCGCGTCATCGCGCCCATGGTCGCGCCTTCGGTGGGCGCGGCGCTGTTGAATATCGGCAGTTGGCGCTGGATCTACGCCATGATGACCATCGCCGGCTTCGCCATGCTGGCGGTGGTGTGGCTGGCGCTGGAAGAATCCGCGCCGCGCCTGCGCCATCCGGTGTCGCGGCGCCCGCCCGCCGCGCCGGTGGCGGCCGCGTATCTGGCATTGCTGCGCAAGCCGGCGGCCCTGGGCTACATGATGATCTGCGCCCTGAAATTCGGCAGCCATTTCGCCTATGTGACGGGCGCCTCGCTGGTGTTGATGGAAGCGCTGGGCGTATCGCCGCAGCTGTTCGGTCTGCTGTTCGCCATGACCGCGGCCGGCATTATGCTGGCTTCCTTCCTGAGCGGCAGGCTGGCCGGCCACGTGCCGGGCGACCGCCTGATCCGGATCGGGCTGTCCGCGGCCCTATGCTCGGCGTTGATCATGCTGGCGTTGACGCTGGCGCACCTGATTACGCCATGGAACCTGATGCCCTTCTTCATCGTGAATACCTTCTGCTACGGCCTGATCACGCCCAGTACGCAGCAAGGGGCGCTGCAGCCGCTGCGCGAGATCGCGGGCGCCGCCTCGGCCATGATGAATGCCCTGATGATGGGCATCGGCGCTTTCGCCAGCTATATGGTCAGCCGCTACTTTCCCGCCCTGGGGGTAGTGGCGGTCACCGGCAGCATGGCGGTGTTCTGCGCCTTGTCCCTGGCGGTTTTCCTGGCGATGCGGCGCTGGGGCGCCACCTCGCTGCAACATTGA